CTTGCCCGAGCGGCGGAGCCGCGTGAAGTGCTGGCGCAGATGGAGGCCGTAGAGCTGCTCCTGCTCGGCGTTCCAGTAGGCCCGGATCCCCTCGAAGACGCCCGTTCCGTAGTTGAAACCGTGCGTCATGACCGAGATCTTCGCCTCGCGGATGGGTACGAACTTGCCATCCAGGTAGGCCCACGCGCTGTCGGGCGCGGCACCTCTGGGCAGCTTGGCGGGCCGGACTAGCTCCTGCACCATCACCCACTCCTTAGGGATCGCCTGAGGCGATCCCGACCAGCCGACCGCACGCCCCGTGCCGACCTCGTTCCCGCATTGTGACACGCGGCCTCGCCGCGCTGGTGGCGATTGTTGGTCAGACCGCTAGGATGCCGCTGGTCAGACCGCTGTTGAGCCATTCGCGGGCGAACGGCGTACGAGTCCGTGGAGGTGCAGACAAAATGTGGCCAGTGACCCGTAGGCGTTTCGTATCCCTTCTCGGTGCCGGCATGCTCGTCGCGACGGCGTGCGGCGGCGGTGCTACCACTGCGAGCCCGACGCCAGCTGCGTCGACCGCGGCGTCGGCCTCGGTGGAGACGATGACCCAGCCGACGCGTCCGATCGAGTTCGTGATCAGCACCGCGGTCGGCGGCGGCTCGGACATCTACGCGCGCGCGATGCAGGCGATCATCGAAGAGCAGAAGCTCTCGCCGCAGCCGGTGCAGCCGGTCAACAAGGAAGGTGGGTCCGGCGCGGTCGCCTTCACCTACGTGTTCGAGAAGAAGGGTGACATGCACTACATCATGATCACCCTCAACAGCTTCTTCACCACGATCGTCACTCAGCCGGCGCTCCCGTACAAGGCGACGGACTTCACGCCAGTCGCCAACCTCGCGCTCGACCCGTTCTTCCTGTGGGTCAATGAGGACAGTCCGTGGAAGACTGCGGGCGATGTCATCAAGGCGGCACAGGGCAAGGAGCTCGTCGTCGCTGGAACCGGCTCGAAGCAGGAGGACGAGGTGATGTTCCTCCGCATCGCCGACCTCGCGAAGACGAAGCCGTTCCGCTACGTGCCGCAGTCCGGCGGTGGCGCGGTCGCGACCGCGCTCGCCGGCCACCAGGGCGGCGTCGAGGTCACGGTGAACAACCCGAGCGAAGGGCTTGGTCTGTATCAGCAGAAGAAGCTTCGTCCGCTCTGCGCGTTCACGCCTGCGAGCCCGACGACTGGCGTCTACTCGGGCCTCGCGACATGCAAGTCGCAGGGCCTTGCGATCGACGACTACTACATCATGCGAGCGGTCATGGCTCCGCCCGGCCTCACGCCGGCGCAGCAGGCGTTCTGGGTCGACGTGTTCAAGAAGGTCTTCGAGTCCGCGAAGTGGAAGACGTTCATGGACACCAACGCCCTCGTCCCTGACTTCCGATCGGGCATCGACTTCCGCACGTTCATCAACAACTACCAGAAGCTCCACCAAGACATCGCGACCAAGAACAAGTGGGTGTGACCCAGAGCGCGTGAGGCCCTATCAGGTCGCGACGGCGGCGGTCATGATCCTGATCGCCGCCGTCGCCATGTTCGACAGCCGCGCGTCCGCGCTGCCTGACCTCAGCGGAAGATTCCCTGGTGGTCTTGGGCCGGGCTTCTATCCCTTCTGGTCCGCGGCGATGATCGCCGGAGCCGCCGTTGTCGTGATCTACCGGTGGTACGTGACGGCCGAGACCGGCGAGGGCGTATTCGCGCGGCGCGAAGCATGGACCGCACCGCTGAAGATCGCGGTGCCGATGATCGTCGCGGTCACCTTGATCAGATGGCTCGGCTTCTACATTGTCACCGGGCTCTACATGGGTTTCTTCGCCGCGTACCTTGGCCGGTACCGCTGGGTGTGGGTCGTCCTCATCGCGGTCATGTTTCCCGCGCTGATCTATCTGTCCTTCGAGAAGGGGTTCCGCGTCTCGCTGCCGAAGAGTCTCTTCTACGACCAGGGCTTTCCCTTCTAGCGCGGGGCTGCGATGGACATCCTCAACGGATTCACGAGCACGCTGGGCAGCCTCGCCGGAGGCTTCGGCACAGCGCTCCATCCGATCAACCTGCTGCTCCTCACGATCGGCTGCTTCCTCGGTCTCGTCATCGGGGTCCTCCCGGGTCTCGGTGGGACGAGCGGTGTCGCCATCCTGCTGCCGATCACGGTCTTCATCGCGAACACCGGTCCGGGCGGATCGACGAGCGCGGTCATCTTCCTCTGCGGCATCTACTGGGGCGCTCTGTTCGGCGGCGTCATCACCTCGATCTTGTTCAACATCCCCGGCGAGCCGTGGTCGGTCGTGCTTCTCTTCGACGGCTTCCCGCTCGCGAAGAAACTGGGCAAACCCGCGCTCGCACTATCGTCGTCGTTCTTCGCGTCGTTCATCGGAGCGTTCATCGCCACGGTCTTGTTCACGTTCTTCGCGCGCGCGCTCGCAGACGTGGCGCTCGCGTTCGGCCCGGCCGAGCTCTTCGCGGTCTTCATCATGTCGTTCGCGACGCTGATCGGACTCGGCTCGGAGTCGCCCGCGAAGAGCGTGATGATGATCGGCTTCGGCCTGCTGCTTGCGGCCGTCGGGTTCGACACGCTCACCGGCGCCCCGCGCCTCACGTTCGGGCGCATCGAGATCCTTTCGGGCATCGGCTTCGTGCCGGTCACGATCGGACTCTTCGGGATGGGCGAGATCCTCGCGTCGGCCGAAGAGCAGGGCATCGGTTTCGTCGAGCGCCTCTCCGCGAAGGTCGGCCTCAAGGACATCCTCGAGACGCTGCGCGAGCTTCGTAAGCGCATCTGGACCGTGGTGATCACCGCCGTGATCGGTTTCTGGTTCGGCGTCCTCCCGGGCCACGGCGCGACCGCGGGCTCGTTCCTCGGCTACGGCCTCGCGCGCCAGTACTCGAAGAACAAGGCGAACTTCGGCAAGGGCGAGATCACCGGCATCATGGCGCCGCAGGCGGCCGCCGACGCATCGGCGGTCGGGTCGCTCGTTCCGATGGTCGCGCTGGGTGTGCCGGGCTCGCCGACATCCGCCGTGATCATGGCCGGCCTCTTCATCTGGGGGCTGCAGCCCGGGCCGCTGCTCTTCATCGACCACCCGGATTTCGTGTGGGGCCTGACCGCGAGCATCTACCTCGGGCACCTGATCACGTTCACGATGTGCCTGCTCGCGGTGCCGCTCCTCGCGAAGATCATGCACATCCCCTACGCGATCATCACGCCGTTCATCGTCATCATCTCGATCATCGGCTCATACTCGCTCAACAACAGCATGTTCGACGTGTTCATCACGATCACGTTCGGCTTCGTCGGCTACTGGCTGCGCAAGATGAAGTACCCGCTCGCCCCGCTCGTCGTCGCGATCGTGCTCGGCGACTCGACCGAGCGCGAGCTCCGGAAGGCACTCATCGCGAGCGGCGGCAGCCCGCTCATCTTCGTCGGCAGCCCGCTGGCCGCGACGCTGATGATCCTCGCGATCATCCTGCTGCTTCTGCCCGTCATCCGAAACGTGCGCGAGCGTCGCGCGCGACCCGTGTCCGTCGATCCAGCGGCGTGACGCCTCTCGACGTCGCGCTCATCGTCCTCGCGTTCGGGCTGATCCTCGTCGGCGCCGAGGTCTTCACCAACGGGATCGAGTGGCTAGGGATCAAGCTCAACATGTCCGAGGGCGCCACGGGCAGCATCCTCGCTGCGCTCGGCACCGCGACGCCGGAGACGCTCATCCCGGTCGTGGCGATCCTGTTCACCAACACGAGCGACTCCGATGAGATCGGCGTGGGGGCCATCCTCGGCGCGCCATTCATGCTCGCGACCCTGGTCATGCTCCTGATCGGCGTGACCGCATACGTCCTGCGTAAGCGGAGGGGCCGCGACACGCTCCGCGTGGACGCGGCGCACGCGTCACGCGACATGTCGTTCTTCCTCGTCCTCTATACGATCGCGCTCGGACTCGCGCTCCTGCCGCGCGACCTGCACTTCCTGAAGGGCTACCTCGGGTGGATCTTCCTGCCGGCGTACTTCCTCTATCTCTTCCTCGTCCTCCGGACGCCGAAGGTCACGCCTGAAGACGTCGAGGAGCAGGAGGAGGAGCACGAGGCGTTCGACGAGCTCACCTTCGCGACGCAGCTGCAGCGGTTCGGAGCGAGCATCGTGCCGACTGCCCCTCCGCTGTGGCTCGTGCTGGTACAAACGCTCGTCTCGTTCGGGGCGATCCTCCTGGGAGCGCGGTTCTTCGCGACCTTTGTCGAGGACTTTTCGCATGCGATGCAGTTCAACACGCTTCTCGTCGCGCTGGTCCTCGCGCCCCTCGCGACGGAGCTGCCGGAGGCGGCGAACAGCCTGATCTGGACGAAGGACGGAAAGGACGTCATCGCGCTCGGCAACGTCGCGGGCGCGATGGTCTTCCAATCGACGATCCCGGTCACGATCGGAGTGCTGCTCACGCCCTGGGAGCTGGGGCGGTTCGGCACCATCGCCGCGGTGTTCGCCCTCCTGTCGGGCTTGCTGATCTGGATCCAGTTGCGTTTGCGCGCGCGCGACAACTCGCTGCCGCCGTCCTCTCTCATGCTCGGCGGAAGCCTGTACGTGGTCTTCCTCGTCTACGTGGTCTGGAGCGTCATCGCGGGGCTGCCAGCCTGATCCCGCACACCTGACTAGAATCCCCGAATCGCGCTGTGAGCAGCTTCCAAGCGCCGCGCGACGATGAGAGGGAGGTCGGACGGACCAATGAAACGTGTGCTCGCGATCTATGTTGCCGTCGCGCTCGTCTTTGCCGCCTGTGGCGTTATTCCCGGCACCGGTAGCTCGCTCAAGATCGGGATCGTCACCGACATCGGCCAGCTCGAGGACAAGTCGTTCAACGAGTTCTCCTGGAAGGGCGTCCAGGACGGCGCCAGCGCGATCGGCGCGCCGAAGCCGGTGGCGATCGTGACCAAGGACATCGCCGACTACAAGCAGAATATCCAACAGCTCGTCGACCAGAAGTACGACATCATCGTGACAGTCGGATTCCTGATCAGCAGCGACACGCTTGCTGCCGCAAAAGCGAATCCGACGATCCAGTTCTTCGGCGTCGACCAGTTCATCGCCGACCCCGTGCCCGCCAACTATCAAGGTCTCTTGTTCAACGAGGCGCAGGCGGGCTACCTCGCCGGGATCGTCGCCGGCACCATCACGAAGAGCGGGAAGATCGGCGCGGTCGGCGGACGGTCGGACGTCCCGCCGGTCGTGAACTACATCAAGGGCTACGAGAACGGCGCGAAGTCGATCAAGGCCAACGTCCAGGTCAGCATCAACTACGTCGAGGACTTCAACGCTCCCGACAAAGGCGAGGCTTCGGCGAAGACGATGATCGGCCAGGGTGTTGACGTCCTCTTCCAGGTCGCTGGCCTCACCGGTGCGGGCGTTCTGCGCGCCGCCTGCAACGCGAAGGTCTACGGCATCGGCGTCGACGTTGACCAGTACCTGTCTCTTCCCGATTCGAAGGGCTGCATCATCACCAGCGCCGAGAAGCACCTGCAGAACGCGACGCGCGACGCGATCAAGCGCTTCAAAGACAAAGGCAAGCAAACGGGCAACTTCACCAACGACGCGACGAACGACGGTATCGGCGCGTCCGAGATCCGCAACCTAAGCCCGATCCCCGCGGGTCTGCAGGACAAGATCAAGCAGGCCACTGCGGATATGAAGTCGGGCAAGCTCAAGCCGATCCCGTGATCCAGATCCGGTAAATGGGAAGGAAGCGGGCCGACCACTCGGGTCGGCCCGCTTTGTTATGAGCGAAGAGACGCCGGTCCTCGAAATGCGCGACGTCAGTAAGCGCTTTCCGACCGGCACGCTCGCCACCGACGCGATCGATCTCGACCTCGGCCAGCGTGAGATCCACGCGCTCCTGGGCGAGAACGGGGCCGGGAAGTCAACGCTCATGAACATCCTCTATGGGCTGGTAGAGCCCGACTCGGGCGAGATCCGCATCGACGGCGCGGCAGTGACCATCCAGAGCCCGGCGGACGCCATCGCGCGTGGCATCGGCATGGTCCACCAGCACTTCATGCTCGTGCCGGTCCTCTCCGTCGCGGAGAACGTCGTTCTAGGTCAGGAGATCACCCGCGGCGGACAGGTCCTCGATCTGGGCGCGGCCGAGCGCCGGATCCAGGATCTCGCGGAACGGCTCGGGTTCACGATCGATCCGCATGCGCGCGTCGATCAGCTATCACTCGGCCAACAGCAGCGCGTCGAGATCCTGAAGGCGATCTACCGGGGAGCGCGGATCCTGGTGCTCGATGAGCCGACGGCGGTACTGACGCCGCAAGAGACGCGTGAGATCTTCGGCGTGCTGCGCCGGCTTCGCGAGGACGGCACGAGCATCATCTTCATCAGCCACAAGCTCGACGAGGTCCTCGAGATCGCCGACCGGATCACCGTGATCCGCCGCGGCAAGGTCGTCGGCAGCCGAAAGCCGGCGGAGACGAACGAGAGCGAGCTCGCGGAGCTCATGGTCGGACGGGCCGTGTCGCTCCGCGTCGATCGCGGCCAGTCGCACGCCGGCGAGGTCGTCCTGGAGATCGCGGGGCTCCGCGCCACGGACGACCGACGCCGCGAGGTATGCAGTGGCGTCGATCTCACCGTCCGCGCAGGCGAGATCGTCGGCATCGCGGGCGTCGGCGGCAACGGGCAGGACGAGCTCGTCGAGTGCATCGTCGGCATGCGAAAGCCCATCGCTGGGACGATCCGCATCGCGGGCCGCGATCTGACCCACCTCAGCGTTGACGCTCGACGGGATCTCGGCATCGCGTACGTGCCCGCCGACCGCCAGCGCTTCGGGCTGGTGCTTCCCTTCCGCCTTCCGGACAACTTCGTGCTCACGCGTTACGCCGAAGCTCCCTATGCAGCGGGATTCGGTGGCTTCGTGCGCCAGGAGCGGCCGATCCGCGACGAGGCCAGTCGCCTGGCCAAGGAGTTCGACGTCCGGACGTCCTCCCTCGATGTCACGGCTGCCACGCTGTCGGGAGGCAACCAGCAGAAGGTGGTCGTGGCGCGCGAGTTCCGACACGACCTGAAGGTGCTGGTCATCGACCAACCGACGCGCGGGCTGGACGTTGGCAGCGTCGAGTTCATTCACAAGCAGGTGATCGAGCGCCGCAACGCGGGCGTCGCGGTGCTTCTGGTCTCGGCCGAGCTCGACGAGGTGCTTGACCTCTCGGACCGCATCCTCGTGATGTTCCGCGGCCAGATCGTGGGGAGCTTCGCCGCGGCTGAGGTCCAGCGTGAAAAGGTCGGGCTCCTCATGGCGACCGGCCAGGCGCGCGCGTGAAAGTCTGGCGCACGCAGCTCGCCCCGACCTGGTCGAAGGCATCGGTCCCCGTTTATTCGATCGTCCTCGCGTTCGCAGTGGCCGCCGTCGTCGTCATCGTGTCGAGCGCTTTCACCGAGACCGGCTTCGACCCGCTGCTCCCGTTCGCCGCGTACGCCCGTTTGCTCGCCGGATCGTTCGGAAGCGGCAACGCCATCGCGAACACGCTGGTGTCCGCCGCCCCGCTGATGTTCGGCGGTCTCGCGGTCGGCCTCGGATTGAAGGCCGGCCTCTTCAACATCGGGGTCGCCGGACAGTTCCTCGTCGGGGCGTTCGCCGCGGCGGTTGCGGGCGCGTCGCTCGCCACCGCGCCGACGATCGTCGGCATGCCGCTCGCCATGCTCGCCGGCGCGTTCGCCGGCGCGGCGTACGGCTTCGTACCCGGTTACCTCAAAGCGCGTACCGGCGCGCACGAGGTCGTGACGACCATCATGCTCAACAACGCAGCCGCGCTGCTGCTCACGTGGGCGGTCAACGACCTCGTACGCGCGCCGGGCTTCTCGTTCCCGCGGACCGCCGACATCGGGCAGAGCGCCCTCCCGATCCTCGCCGGTCGCAACCTGCACCTCGGCATCGTCTTCGCGGTGGCCGCCATCTTCGTGATCCGCTGGATCCTCGACCGCACCGTCCTCGGCTTCGAGATCCGCACCGTCGGCACGAACCCCAACGCCGCGCGATACGCGGGCATGCGGCCGATCTTCATCACCGCGCTCACGATGACGATCTCCGGTCTCCTCGCGGGTCTCGCCGGTGCGATCCAGATGCTCGGCGTCATCGGCTTTTACGCGCCGGGCATCACCGCATCGGTCGGCTTCGACTCGATCGCGGTCGCGTTGCTGGGCCGATCCGATCCGATCGGCATCCTGTTCGCGGCGCTCCTCTTCGGCGCATTCCGCGCCGGCGCGCCGCTCATGCAGATCGAGACCAGCGTGCCGATCGAGGTGATCGACATCATCCAGGCGCTGGTCATCCTGTTCCTCGCTGCGGACGTCATCGTGCGGAAGGTCTTCCGCGTGCGCGCGCCGAAGGTCGAGATCACGGAAATGGCGACGGTGACGGGGTCCTGGGGCACGGGCACGCCACCGCCTGGATCGGCACGCTGATGGATCTGCTCGCCGTACCGCGGCTCATCTGGGAGTTCCTGGTCTACCTCTTCACGGTGATGCCGGACCTGCTGCCGATCATCCTCTCGCTTGCGACACCGCTCGCCCTGGGCGCGCTCTGCGGCGTGCTCGGCGAACGGTCCGGCGTCGTGAACATCGGCATCGAGGGCATCATGCTCATGGCCGCGTTCTTCGGCTACCTCACCGGTTTCGCACTGCATGAGCCGCTCGGGACCGGTGTCGCGCTCGCGCTCGGCATCGTGGTCGCCGTCGCCACCGGAGCACTCCTTGGGCTTCTGTACGCGTGGCTCACGGTGACCGTGCGCGCGGATCAGATCATCGCCGGCACGATGATGAACATCGCCGCCTTCGGTATGACGGGCTATCTCAACCGCCTCGTCATCACGCCGTCCGGCCGCGGAGGCGCCGGCGTGATCACGCCGTTCCATTTGCCGGACCAGCTCGCCGCCATACCATTCCTCGGCCCGATCCTCGCGATGTTCCTCGACCAGGGGCCGATCGCTATGAGCGTCATCGTGCTCGTCCTTGTTTCGCAGTTCGCCCTGTTCCGCACGCGGTGGGGACTCCGCACCCGCGCCGTCGGCGAGCATCCAAAGGCCGCGGACACCGTCGGCATCAACGTCTTCCGCCAGCGCTACATGAACGTGATCATCGGCTGTGCCATCGCCGGTCTCGCGGGCGCGTACCTCACCCTCGAGTCGACCGGCTCGTTCCAGAACGGCATGACCAACGGGCGCGGCTTCATCGCGCTTGCCGCGGTGATATTCGGACGCTGGACTCCGGTGGGTGCGTTCCTCGGGGCGCTCCTGTTCGGCACCGCCACGGCCTTCGGCATCATCGTCAACGTCCGGCCGGCCGAGGGGGATCTCGGCGCGCTCATGAAGTCGATCCCGACGTTCTGGTACGCGGCCCTTCCCTACCTCATCACGGTCGTGATCCTGGCCGGCGTGGTCGGCCGGTCGACCCCGCCGGCTGCCGATGGCATCCCGTACGCGAAAGAGGGCAAGGGCTAGGCCGGGCGGACCCTTTGACGGCTCCTCCTAACCGTCGTAGCCTCTTGTCCGTTCTGGTCAGACCACCTGACCAGCCATTGGGGAGGTCCGAACTGGCCGTCATCGAGCCCATACGGCGCAGCAGGCTCTACCAGAGCATCGTCGAGCAGATCGAGTCGCTCCTGGAGAAGGGCGAGCTTCGGCCGGGCGATCAGCTCCCGCCCGAGCGCGCGCTCGCCGAGCAGTTCCAGGTGTCGCGCGCCTCCGTCCGCGAGGCGCTCCGAACCCTCGAGCTCCTCGGCGTCATCGAGACCCACGCCGGCGGCGGCACGTTCGTCCGTCAGGTGGCACCGGACGATCTCGTGCGCCCGCTGCACAGCCTCATCGCCCGTGGTCACAGCGTCCCCGATGTGATCGAGTTCCGCGGCCTCATCGAGCCGGCACTCGCCGCGCTCGCTGCGACGCGCATCAGCGACGCGCAGCTGGCCGAGCTCCGCGAGATCCTCGCGGCTCAGGAGCGGAAGGTCGCCGCGGGCGAGACGTACGTGGAAGAGGACACGCGCTTCCACGAGGTCATCGGCGACGCCGCGAAGAACGAGCTCCTCACGACGATGCTCGCGGTCATCTGGGACGTCCTCCGCGCATCGCGCGAGCAGTGGCTGCAGACGAACCAGCGCGCGCACACATCTCTCGACGCGCACCGCCGAATCCTTGACGCACTCTCCCGCCACGACGTCGAGGGCGCGCGGACCGCATCGGCTGAGCACATCCGCGCCGTCGGCGAAGGCATCCTGAAGCTCCTTGGAGGTAAATGATGGCTGAGGAACGCAGCGTTTCCATCGAGGTCGTGTACCGGGGCATCTTCCAGAAGACGCTGGCGCAGCGCATCTGCCGTTCGGTCGTGCTCGCCGCACGCAAGCGAGGACACACCGGCACGGCATTCGCGCGCTACGGGGACTCGCCGGAACGCAACGGGGTGCCGGCGAAGCAGTTCGCTGTCGTTGCCGCCGACGAGCTCGAGCTCGAGGCCTCGATGGCGAAGTACGAGCCGAGCGTCGTGGACGTGAGCATCGCCGTCGATGACACGCTCGTGAAAGGCGTTGAGTCGTGGGCCTGGTACGGGCGCCAGCCGATCTGGAAGCCCGTACGCGCGAACGGCTGGCTCCTAGTCACGAGCGACAAGAAACCCGACGAAGTGCTGGCGCAGACCGACAAGGCGGAGCGACCGTACACGCTTGGGATCGTCCCGGGGGGCGCATCGTTCGCCGGACTCTGGGTCTACAAGGACGACCACACCGACTTCCGCGTGCTCGGAGCGCTCGCCAAGATCCTCCCGCAGTGGATCGCCCTCGACGACGCGAAGGCCGCCTCTCTCGAGCTCGCGAAAGGTGACCAGTCCGCCGTCGCATCGGTCCAATACGGCTACGACGCGACGACGATGCGCCGGGTCAAGGACGGCGAGGGAACGAGCGGCCACGAGGTACTGCAGTTCAAGAAGCCCGGCTGGACCAAGATGCGACCGGGGGTCATCGTCGAGGCCCGCAAGCCCGGCGAACGCAACCCGTATTACAAGAAGTACGGGGCCCGCACGATGCGGCCGGTCGTGAACTTCGACACGTGCATCAAGTGCACGATGTGCTGGCTCGACTGCCCGGACGAATGCTTCGAGGTCACGCCCGAGGGCCATTACGAGGTCGTGTACGAGGCTTGCATCGGCTGCGGCATCTGCGCGCAGGTCTGCCCGGTGAAGGACTGCATCGTCATGGTCGACGAGCTCAAATTCACTGACAACAAGGACAAGTGGCAGCTCTGGAAGACGGATCACTCCAAATACAACTCGTGGTTCGAGGACATGAGCGGCGTGTCGGCCGACCCGAAGAAGGGCGCGTCCGGCAGCGTCCCACCGAACGCGAACCCCGCCGCCAACGCGGCGACGAATCCAGGTGCGGACCCTGCGGCGAATCCCACGACTTCGGCGGGAGGTGACGAGTAATGGCAGTCGAGGTCAAGACCAAAGAAACGAATGAGATCGAGACCGAGCAGCTCGCGACGGGCTGCGAGGCCATCGCCGAGGCCATCCGGCTGGCTGACGTCGACGTTATGGCCGCATACCCGATCCGCCCGTACGACGGCGTGATGCAGGCGGCAGCGAAGCTCATCGCCAACGGCAAGATGGACGTCGAGTACATCGTCGCCGACGGAGAGCACAGCCAGTTCGAGATCGTGAAGCACGCCTGCGCGGTTGGTGCGCGAGTGTTCGTCGGCTCGTCGGGCGTCGGCTGGTTCTACGCTTTTGAGGCGATCGCGGTCACCGCGGGCCTGCGCCTACCGGTCGTGGCGATCTGCGGCAACCGCGCCCTCGATGACCCCGGCGCGTTCGGCACCGAACACAACGACTCGCTCGCGGTGCGCGACCTCGGCTGGCTTCTGCCGTGGGCCGAGACGGCGCAGGAAGCACTCGACCTCGCGCTCATGGCCTGGCGCGTCGCCGAGGACAAGCGCGTGTCGCTCCCGGTCGCGATCGGGCTCGACGGCGCCTTCCTCACCCACTCGCAGCACATCGTGAAGATCCCGACACAAGCTGCGGTCGACAGGTTCCTGCCCAAGTTCGACCTCGGCGACCGCCTGCTGCACCCGGACAACCCGATCACCATCGCGCCGCAGGTCGACCAGGACTGGCTCATGGAGATCCGGCGCCAGAACGACGCGGCGATGCGCAATGCGCTCGGCGTGATCCGCGAGGCGCACGCGGACTTCAAGAGGATCTTCGGCCGCGGCGGCGAGAGCCCGTTCCTCGACGAGTACATGACCGACGACGCCGAAGTCGTCGTCATCGGCCAGGGGACGCTCTCGCTCCCGATGAAGGTCGCGATCCGCCGTCTGCGGAAGGAGCGCG
Above is a genomic segment from Candidatus Limnocylindria bacterium containing:
- a CDS encoding tripartite tricarboxylate transporter substrate-binding protein, coding for MTRRRFVSLLGAGMLVATACGGGATTASPTPAASTAASASVETMTQPTRPIEFVISTAVGGGSDIYARAMQAIIEEQKLSPQPVQPVNKEGGSGAVAFTYVFEKKGDMHYIMITLNSFFTTIVTQPALPYKATDFTPVANLALDPFFLWVNEDSPWKTAGDVIKAAQGKELVVAGTGSKQEDEVMFLRIADLAKTKPFRYVPQSGGGAVATALAGHQGGVEVTVNNPSEGLGLYQQKKLRPLCAFTPASPTTGVYSGLATCKSQGLAIDDYYIMRAVMAPPGLTPAQQAFWVDVFKKVFESAKWKTFMDTNALVPDFRSGIDFRTFINNYQKLHQDIATKNKWV
- a CDS encoding tripartite tricarboxylate transporter TctB family protein, encoding MRPYQVATAAVMILIAAVAMFDSRASALPDLSGRFPGGLGPGFYPFWSAAMIAGAAVVVIYRWYVTAETGEGVFARREAWTAPLKIAVPMIVAVTLIRWLGFYIVTGLYMGFFAAYLGRYRWVWVVLIAVMFPALIYLSFEKGFRVSLPKSLFYDQGFPF
- a CDS encoding tripartite tricarboxylate transporter permease, coding for MDILNGFTSTLGSLAGGFGTALHPINLLLLTIGCFLGLVIGVLPGLGGTSGVAILLPITVFIANTGPGGSTSAVIFLCGIYWGALFGGVITSILFNIPGEPWSVVLLFDGFPLAKKLGKPALALSSSFFASFIGAFIATVLFTFFARALADVALAFGPAELFAVFIMSFATLIGLGSESPAKSVMMIGFGLLLAAVGFDTLTGAPRLTFGRIEILSGIGFVPVTIGLFGMGEILASAEEQGIGFVERLSAKVGLKDILETLRELRKRIWTVVITAVIGFWFGVLPGHGATAGSFLGYGLARQYSKNKANFGKGEITGIMAPQAAADASAVGSLVPMVALGVPGSPTSAVIMAGLFIWGLQPGPLLFIDHPDFVWGLTASIYLGHLITFTMCLLAVPLLAKIMHIPYAIITPFIVIISIIGSYSLNNSMFDVFITITFGFVGYWLRKMKYPLAPLVVAIVLGDSTERELRKALIASGGSPLIFVGSPLAATLMILAIILLLLPVIRNVRERRARPVSVDPAA
- a CDS encoding sodium:calcium antiporter; protein product: MTPLDVALIVLAFGLILVGAEVFTNGIEWLGIKLNMSEGATGSILAALGTATPETLIPVVAILFTNTSDSDEIGVGAILGAPFMLATLVMLLIGVTAYVLRKRRGRDTLRVDAAHASRDMSFFLVLYTIALGLALLPRDLHFLKGYLGWIFLPAYFLYLFLVLRTPKVTPEDVEEQEEEHEAFDELTFATQLQRFGASIVPTAPPLWLVLVQTLVSFGAILLGARFFATFVEDFSHAMQFNTLLVALVLAPLATELPEAANSLIWTKDGKDVIALGNVAGAMVFQSTIPVTIGVLLTPWELGRFGTIAAVFALLSGLLIWIQLRLRARDNSLPPSSLMLGGSLYVVFLVYVVWSVIAGLPA
- a CDS encoding BMP family ABC transporter substrate-binding protein, giving the protein MKRVLAIYVAVALVFAACGVIPGTGSSLKIGIVTDIGQLEDKSFNEFSWKGVQDGASAIGAPKPVAIVTKDIADYKQNIQQLVDQKYDIIVTVGFLISSDTLAAAKANPTIQFFGVDQFIADPVPANYQGLLFNEAQAGYLAGIVAGTITKSGKIGAVGGRSDVPPVVNYIKGYENGAKSIKANVQVSINYVEDFNAPDKGEASAKTMIGQGVDVLFQVAGLTGAGVLRAACNAKVYGIGVDVDQYLSLPDSKGCIITSAEKHLQNATRDAIKRFKDKGKQTGNFTNDATNDGIGASEIRNLSPIPAGLQDKIKQATADMKSGKLKPIP
- a CDS encoding ABC transporter ATP-binding protein: MRDVSKRFPTGTLATDAIDLDLGQREIHALLGENGAGKSTLMNILYGLVEPDSGEIRIDGAAVTIQSPADAIARGIGMVHQHFMLVPVLSVAENVVLGQEITRGGQVLDLGAAERRIQDLAERLGFTIDPHARVDQLSLGQQQRVEILKAIYRGARILVLDEPTAVLTPQETREIFGVLRRLREDGTSIIFISHKLDEVLEIADRITVIRRGKVVGSRKPAETNESELAELMVGRAVSLRVDRGQSHAGEVVLEIAGLRATDDRRREVCSGVDLTVRAGEIVGIAGVGGNGQDELVECIVGMRKPIAGTIRIAGRDLTHLSVDARRDLGIAYVPADRQRFGLVLPFRLPDNFVLTRYAEAPYAAGFGGFVRQERPIRDEASRLAKEFDVRTSSLDVTAATLSGGNQQKVVVAREFRHDLKVLVIDQPTRGLDVGSVEFIHKQVIERRNAGVAVLLVSAELDEVLDLSDRILVMFRGQIVGSFAAAEVQREKVGLLMATGQARA
- a CDS encoding ABC transporter permease, producing MKVWRTQLAPTWSKASVPVYSIVLAFAVAAVVVIVSSAFTETGFDPLLPFAAYARLLAGSFGSGNAIANTLVSAAPLMFGGLAVGLGLKAGLFNIGVAGQFLVGAFAAAVAGASLATAPTIVGMPLAMLAGAFAGAAYGFVPGYLKARTGAHEVVTTIMLNNAAALLLTWAVNDLVRAPGFSFPRTADIGQSALPILAGRNLHLGIVFAVAAIFVIRWILDRTVLGFEIRTVGTNPNAARYAGMRPIFITALTMTISGLLAGLAGAIQMLGVIGFYAPGITASVGFDSIAVALLGRSDPIGILFAALLFGAFRAGAPLMQIETSVPIEVIDIIQALVILFLAADVIVRKVFRVRAPKVEITEMATVTGSWGTGTPPPGSAR
- a CDS encoding ABC transporter permease, with product MDLLAVPRLIWEFLVYLFTVMPDLLPIILSLATPLALGALCGVLGERSGVVNIGIEGIMLMAAFFGYLTGFALHEPLGTGVALALGIVVAVATGALLGLLYAWLTVTVRADQIIAGTMMNIAAFGMTGYLNRLVITPSGRGGAGVITPFHLPDQLAAIPFLGPILAMFLDQGPIAMSVIVLVLVSQFALFRTRWGLRTRAVGEHPKAADTVGINVFRQRYMNVIIGCAIAGLAGAYLTLESTGSFQNGMTNGRGFIALAAVIFGRWTPVGAFLGALLFGTATAFGIIVNVRPAEGDLGALMKSIPTFWYAALPYLITVVILAGVVGRSTPPAADGIPYAKEGKG